Below is a window of Candidatus Thiodiazotropha endoloripes DNA.
CTTGCCACTGCAGCCCGTTTCGGAGAATGAGGCGGTGATTCAGGGCTTTGGAAGGGGGCGAGGAGAGACGGTGCAGATTGTCACAGTGAACGGCAAACAGTGTCTGAAGTTCTCGGGTTTCATGGGAGAGCCGGTTGAATAGCTTGAAGCTGCAAATCGATACAACAAATGGTGATGTGGATATGGATTATTTTCAGATTAATCATATTGTTGTAGTTTTTAGGGGATCCTTGCCGGGGTCTACGAAAGTTGAGGAATGGTGATTCCACCAGAGGCGTCATACTTTTTCGAGGTATGCAGCAAACAACCGATCGAGCAGCCACTGCACAGATTGGTGAAAGGGATTTAGCCTGATGACCCGTTGTTGAGCTTGCTGTGCAGGCTTCTGGTCAGTACCCTTGAGGATTGGTTTCAATCCCTCGGAGGGGGCAATGGCGAATGGGGATATAGATCAACAGGATGCAATTAAGCAGCGCAACCAGGAACTCGAAGCGCTGCTGGCAGCTTGTGCGCTGAACGATCGTAAGGCTTTTGCCCGCTTATATCGGATGACATCGGCGAAACTGTATGGCGTGGTTCTGCGTATATTAGTTAGGGACGAGTGGGCTCAAGACTGTTTACAGGATGCCTACATCAAGATCTGGAACAATGCTGACAGCTATCGTGCTTATCTGGCTGCACCGCTGACCTGGATGTCCACGATTGCGAGAAATCAGGCCCTGGACCTGTTACGCAAACGTAAAAGGGAAGTCATGGAGAGCGACGATAAGGGCTTCCCGGAGCAGGTGGATGATGCACCCTTACCCTTGGATGGGCTGACCAACAGCGATGAAGGCAGGCGGCTGGAAAAGTGTCTGGGTGAGTTGAAGGAGCAGCAGAGGCAGGTGGTTGTTTTGGCCTATTTCAAGGGATTGACCCACGATGAACTGGCGTCCCATACGGATACACCGCTTGGTACGGTTAAGACATGGATACGTCGTGGTTTGAATCAACTTAGGAGGTGTCTGGAAAATGATGCCTGAAAACGAACATTACGATAGCACGACACAGGCCGGTGAATATGTGCTCGGAACCCTTGAGGGTGAAGAGCGGGCAGAGTTCGAGCGCCGGCTGCGTGACGATATCAGGCTCCAGGAAGAGGTCGATGCCTGGCAGCAGCGTTTGGCGCCGATGCTGGAGGGTATTGAGCCGGTCTCGCCGCCGGATGCCGTCTGGCAGGCGGTGGAATCCCGCCTCACTGATCACGGGCAGCCTGACGCTCAGACAACAACCAGAACAAGCTTCTGGGACAGCCTCAGTATCTGGCGCAACATTGGTATGGTGGCGGCCACCCTGGTATTGGCTTTCGGTGTCATGCTGATGACCCAGCAGCCGGAAACCGGCATGAACAATGTGCTGGTGGTGATGAACGACCAGGATCGCACCGGCTGGGTGGTTGCCGCCAAGCCTGATCACGGGTTTGTCAATGTCAGTGCGGTGGAGCCGACCCAATTACCGGCCGGTAAGGCCTGTCAATTGTGGATGGAGGATCAGCATGGGAATCTACATCCTGTCGGCGTGCTGCCCCACGATGGTCGCCATGAAATGCCCCTGCCGATGATGCCGAAATCGGAGAATGTGTTTAAGGTTTCCGTCGAGGAGATGGACGACATGCCTACAGAAAAACCAACCGGTGAAATCGTCTTTGAAGGAAAACTGACTGAGATATAAGCCTTTAACAGATCTTTGTCTCTAGATATGCCAATGCACTGAAACCCGGATTTAAATCCGGGTTTTTTGTTTATCTGTCAATCAATTGCTCAGCGTCAATTGGTTCCCGACCACATCTTGTATACTTCTGCGCTGCTTAGTGGCGCCTGTAATGGGCGTGCCGTTTGCTGCGAGTCGGGTCTTGTTCAGGTTTGATGTGGCAGCTCTGAATGGAACAGACCCCATGATGAGGTGCACTGGATATTACGTCGTACAGGTTTCGTACACCCCTGACAGAGACAAACTCTCAAGTAAGCAGGCTTTAAGTCATGGCTTGAGGAATTGGCAAATTGAGTAGATATCAATTTATCGACTGAATTTTCCTCTCCGTACTTCAGTCAGATTAATTAATGGACAAACCAAACTCCTACGCAGTGTTCTGGGATTAGGTTGCTGGGATTGGTAACAACATGAGTTTTTCTGCATGCGCCTGAACAGAGAGAGGCCCATCTTACCTGGACTTGATTCCTACCGGGGGCGCTATACCTATTTGGCTGTACTGGTTGGCGCTGCGCTGATCGCGTTTGCTTTAGTGGGTTGGAGTCTGGTCAAGTCCTCCACCCAGACCCAGATATCAAATATCACATCCCGTACGCTGGCCTCCGGCGTCCTCGCCGATGCCCAGACGCAACTGAATTTAATTGAAAACCATCTGCAGCGAATTCTGATCGATCCAGTCGAGGAGGAACCGGAGGATATCAATCATGGTTTAACTCAGCTGGAGCAGGTTATTACCGACCTGACGGAGTCATTGAAACGTCTGCCAGCCGGAAACTCCGATGTCGCTCTGGCCCTGCAGACAGACCATCAGCATCTAAAGCGGCAAGTCAAACAGCTGATCAATGTACGGCGGGATGTGCAGGCCTGGTTTCCCGCCATGCAACTGATGCTCGATGAGATGTACCCCTACAATCAGAGGGTGCTGGGTAATCTGCAACTGCTGCAGCATGAAATTCAGTCTGATGAGGAAGCAGGGATGGATCTGAGTATGCAGCTCTCATCGATGCAGCGGCTTTGGTTGGGAATGACTGGAGAATTCCGGTTGGTCATTGCGAATCGTTTTGGCATCTTTCTCGCCAAATCCAACCCGGCGCCTGAAGAGCGGTACGATAAGATTATCAACTACTCTGTACGTTTCAGTGAACGTCTAAAGGTCCTGCAGGACCATTTTCATCAACAGAATAGTGATTTTCTTGTAGTTGAACCCCTGCATGGTATTGAAGTGGATTATCTCGCCTGGATGGCTGACTTCAATCAGGTCAGGGAGGTTATGCGGAAGCCGACCTGGCGCCAGGATCTGAACTTCATGCAGGAGCAGGTCACTCCGGTGTTCAATGAGATG
It encodes the following:
- a CDS encoding anti-sigma factor produces the protein MMPENEHYDSTTQAGEYVLGTLEGEERAEFERRLRDDIRLQEEVDAWQQRLAPMLEGIEPVSPPDAVWQAVESRLTDHGQPDAQTTTRTSFWDSLSIWRNIGMVAATLVLAFGVMLMTQQPETGMNNVLVVMNDQDRTGWVVAAKPDHGFVNVSAVEPTQLPAGKACQLWMEDQHGNLHPVGVLPHDGRHEMPLPMMPKSENVFKVSVEEMDDMPTEKPTGEIVFEGKLTEI
- a CDS encoding sigma-70 family RNA polymerase sigma factor, producing the protein MANGDIDQQDAIKQRNQELEALLAACALNDRKAFARLYRMTSAKLYGVVLRILVRDEWAQDCLQDAYIKIWNNADSYRAYLAAPLTWMSTIARNQALDLLRKRKREVMESDDKGFPEQVDDAPLPLDGLTNSDEGRRLEKCLGELKEQQRQVVVLAYFKGLTHDELASHTDTPLGTVKTWIRRGLNQLRRCLENDA